Proteins encoded within one genomic window of Desulfobulbaceae bacterium:
- a CDS encoding 50S ribosomal protein L1, whose protein sequence is MAKSGKIHKANLAKVDSEKLYELNTGINLTLDCVRGKFDESIDIAVKLGVDPRHADQMVRSSLLLPNGNGKIERVLVFAKGDKVKEALDAGADFAGGDDLVEKIQGGWLEFDRTIATPDMMGTVGKIGRLLGPRGLMPNAKLGTVTFDVGRVVGEIKAGKVDFKVDKAGIVHAMIGKASFGLDKIRENFLAFMDRIIHLKPSSAKGIYLKGITVTSTMGPGVKLDPAEIQTLVKSS, encoded by the coding sequence ATGGCTAAATCAGGCAAAATACATAAAGCTAACCTGGCGAAGGTTGATTCTGAAAAACTGTACGAACTTAACACCGGAATTAATTTAACCTTGGATTGTGTTCGTGGAAAGTTTGACGAATCAATTGATATTGCAGTTAAACTTGGAGTTGACCCAAGGCATGCTGATCAGATGGTTCGGAGCAGTCTGCTGCTCCCTAACGGTAATGGTAAAATAGAAAGAGTTTTGGTCTTTGCAAAAGGTGATAAAGTTAAAGAAGCCCTTGATGCTGGTGCTGATTTTGCTGGCGGAGATGACTTGGTAGAAAAAATACAAGGTGGCTGGTTAGAGTTTGACAGAACAATTGCCACCCCTGATATGATGGGAACCGTCGGTAAAATCGGTAGGTTACTCGGACCTCGAGGCCTCATGCCTAATGCTAAACTTGGCACAGTGACATTTGATGTTGGTCGTGTTGTTGGCGAAATTAAAGCTGGTAAGGTTGATTTTAAAGTTGATAAGGCCGGAATTGTTCATGCAATGATTGGCAAAGCCTCCTTTGGCCTTGATAAAATCCGAGAAAACTTTCTTGCTTTTATGGATCGCATTATTCACCTTAAACCATCTTCGGCTAAAGGTATTTATCTCAAGGGGATTACCGTTACGTCGACTATGGGTCCAGGGGTAAAACTTGATCCAGCAGAAATACAGACGTTGGTAAAATCTTCTTAA